TAACACTGTTTGAGCATTGCATCAAACCACGGCCGGTTTCGCCATATCTTCAAAACGCTTGAGAGCCATACCCACCACTTGATCCATATTATAATAGCGATAGGTTGCAAGACGACCGACAAAGGTAACTTTTTTCTCCTGCTTGGCCATTTCCTCGTATTGACGGTAAATTGTTGCGCTGTCTGCTGCAGGAATCGGGTAATACGGCTCCTTACCCGGGCCAAAATCTTCCGGGAATTCGCGAACAATAGTAGAGTTATCCGTAGCCTGCCCGGTTGCATGCTTCATCTCAACGATACGAGTATAATCGTGTTCATTTGGATAATTGACCTGCAACGTGGGCTGCCAGAAACCTTGCTTACCGGATATGTCGACACGCTCCCTGAGCTGGGTCGGCTCAAAGGATTCGACCTCAAAACGCAAGGAGCGATAAGGAAGGCGTCCGAATTTATAGTCGTAGAATTCATCAATGGCACCAGTGAAAACCAGATGCTCAAAATCGACATTCTGACAAACCTCACGATAGTCCGTGTTGAGCAAAATCTTGAGTTTATTGCCACAAGCTCTGGCCAGATTACGAAAAAGCACACGATAGCCGTGCTTGGGCAAAGCCTGGAACTCTTCCCTAAGATAGCGGTCATCACGATTAGTTCGGATCGGAATCCGGCCGCAAACCGACTTATCCAAATCCCGTGGATGTCGGCGCCACTGTTTCAGCGTATAACCTTCAAAAAACTTCTTATAGAGTTCCTGTCCGACCTGAGAAATAATGACTTCCTCTGAGTTGACTGGCTCATCAATTGGGACACGTTTTTCGGCAATCCAAGCCTCAAACTCCTCCGTCGTGCTTTCACGACCAATGAGTTGCTCGAAAGTCTTCAAATTGATGGGAAAACTCCAATACCGACCTTCAGTAAAAGAACTAACCTGATACTTGACCTCGTGCCACTCAGTGAAGCGTGAAAGATATTCCTTTATCTTGGGCGAATTCGTCCGAAAGTAATGCGGTCCATAGGGATGATAAAGGACGCCAGCGTCGGAATATTCATCATGTGCATTCCCTCCTATGTGATCACGCTTTTCAACCACCAGGCAGGTCTTGCCAAGCGTATTGGTAATCCGCTCGGCCATAACCAGTCCGGAAAAACCCGCACCAACAATCAGATAGTCAAACTTCCAAGGCATACTAATCACTCTTCATGGCAGCATTTGGTAAAGAGTCAATGGCACTCATAAAACTTTCTAAATCACATCAGCGTCTCGCTACTGGATCAAATAATTGCTTAATGGTTCCACAATCTCACTTGCTATCTAATAAATCAGGACTATCGTCCCCAAGGAAACACCTATGAGAAGACTGATCGGCGCCCTCGTAATTTGCTCATTCACCAGTTTTTTATTTGCCGGCACTCCACTGCGAATTGAGCCAATCCCTGACAAAACCCTCTCTGTCGGCGGATCAATGACTGTCGCAATTGACGACTATATAGGCTTTTACCTTCCGGAAGCACCTCGTGTTCAAGTCGTTACAAATCTAGGAACAATCCCGCTGGAATTAACTCCAGATCGTGCCCCCAAAACAGTCGAAAATTTCCTGAATTATGTGTTCGACGGCGACTATACCGACACCCTTTTCCACCGCTCCGCGCCAGGGTTTGTCATTCAAACCGGTGGCTTCGCTCTAATTCAGAGCGAAGAGCAAAATTCCATTGATCCGATTGCGACGGATGAGCCAGTGGTCAATGAGTTCAATGTCTCAAATACCTTAGGAACAATCGCCATGGCAAAACTCGGTAACGATCCCGACAGCGCAACGAGCCAGTGGTTTATCAACCTGCAGAACAACGGCAGCACACTCGACGGACAGAACGGAGGATTTACTGTTTTCGGAAGTGTAACTGGAGATGGCATGGATGTCGCAAATGCCATCGCAGCCCTGCCAAGATTCAATTTTTCGAGTTTCTTTAACCTTCCACTAAATGAGCTCCCACTCCAAAACTACGATGAGAGCGTTGGGTTGACGATTCCCAACCTGATTATTGTCTCAGACGTCTCTGTCATTCCAGAAGATCCAGCACAAGTCGATGCAGCGGAACTGACCGATATCGAGATTGTCAGTAACTCAGCCCCGAACTTTGTTGCTGCAACCATTGATGGTCGGAATTTGATTTTAACGGCTTCAGCTGAATCGACAGGGAGCACTGAAATCAAAATTCGAGTCACTGGTGACGGTCAAACCATCGAGAGCACTTTTACTGTAACGACCAGCGGTGCAGGCATTACAACCGTTTTCCCTGGTTCTGCTGAAGCCGGAAATGACTGGTGGTTCAGCTCATGGCTTGATTTCTTCTATGCTGGTTCGTGGCCTTGGGTCTACCACCCTGCTCACGAATGGCTGTATCTTGCTGCGAGTGAATCAGAATCATTCTGGGCTTTCGACGATGCAATAGAACTTGGCTGGATGTGGACCAGCGACGAGCTCTACCCTTCCTTTTTTCACGCTACAAGTGGTGAATTTATCACCTACGACAATACCAATACTGCACAACGCTGGTTTTTCTTCCCCAGTTCCGGATGGCAACGAATTGACTAAACCATCCATCAAAATTCCTACCTAGAATCGTGAGTATAACGAACCAGACCATTGCAGCCGAGCCCGTTGTCGTTCTCGGAGAATTATCAAGAGGCATTTGCCATGATTTAAAGAATTTCCTGACTGCCATCCAAGGCAATGCGGAGATGGCACGCAGAACTGGCACAAGTGGAGAGGAGCCACTCGAACGTTCACTTGAGAAAATCACTGAAGCCGCCCTGGCAGCCAGCGATCTTTGTAACCAAGTCCTGGCTTACTCCCGACAAGGAGCTCTCCCCCGAAGCGTCTTTAATTTCAGCAAACTTGTTGAGCGAACAGCATTGATGCTGCATGACGCATCGCAGACTAATATAAAAGTCACAGTTAAGACAGACGGTCCGGATGCAATCGTTGAAGCCAGTGAAAGTCAAATTCGTCAAATTGTATCTAACCTGATCGCCAACGCCTTTCACGCCGTAGGTGAAAAGGGAGGAACGGTAACTCTCACAGTATCTGCCTCAAAAGAAAGCGGTACCGCAGAATTGGAAGTCAGCGACACAGGGCCAGGAATTGCATTCGAAAAGCAAACTCAACTCTTTGAGCCCACCTTTACAACAAAAGCTTTCGGTGTCGGCAATGGATTAGGCCTCATGCTGGTAAAGCGCATCGCTGAAGAGCATGGTGGAGCTGTCAGTTGCAAATCAGAACCAGGTAAAGGCTGCAGCTTTCAAGTCACAATTCCTCTGACTGACAAAGTCATTGTCGAAAGCCCGCAAGATGACAAATCAGCAAGTTCATTGCACCGCAAATACAATGTTCTCCTCGTGGATGACGAAGAATTCATGAGAAGTCTCGGCATTGATATTCTACAAAGTCTGGGCTACCGAGTCACCGTCGCCTCAACGGGACGCGAAGCATTTGAATTGATCCAAAAAAACCCGGATTATTTCGACGTAATCCTAAGTGATTCACGAATGCCCGAAATGTCAGGCGAAGAACTCGCGTTGGAAACGAGAAAGATTCGCCCTAATCTGCCTTTCATCCTCGTCACCGCTTTTGCCTCAATTGATGGTGAACGACGCACTAAGAAATGCGGCATCCATGGTATCGTAGCCAAGCCCTTCCTTATTGAAGACCTTAAAAAAGCACTGGACCAGGCACTCTCTCAAAGAGAGAAAGATTTGACTCCGTGCTAAACAATCCAATCGCACTACAGCAGACCACTAGCCGTTTAAACAAACGGCATCAGTAGCAACTACTGACTAGCGAACATCACGAACTTGATCTTTGCTGAGCCACATGCGTTCAAAACATCGATTGAGCGCTTATGCAGGGAATCCTGATCAGCAATGATGGTTACAGAGGTTTTGAGACCACCACGGTCATTCGCTGCCTTGAGACGTTGTAATGTCTTAGTCAATTCAGGCATATTACGGCTCTCATAATGATCCATTTGAGCGCCATTCAATAAAACCTCTCCACTGGCCAAAATCTCGACAACCTGCTCTTGAGGCAGCTTTGCATCCGGATCTGGTGGAACATTAGCCGGAAGCTTAATACCCATATCAGCCTCTTCCTTGATCAACGCAGTCGTGACCATGAAATAAATGAGCAACAGGAAGACGATATCAATCATCGGTGTGAGATCGAAGCCCTCCTGGTCGGCCAAATAGTTATGTGGTTTTTTTCTTCTTCTGGCCATTACTCTTGGAAAGTTGCGAAGATGATATCAAAGACGCCGTTCTCAGCACAAGTTTGCATGACGTCCTGGACATGCTCATGGGCGACATTGGAGTCCGCACGTAAATATACACGAAAACCGGGAATGGTGTTATTGTCATTCCTGACACGTTGCCCAAGTTGCTCTAACGTCACATTGGCGAGGCCGATAAAGATATCACCGGACTCCTGCAGAGAAACCTGCATCCGTCCCTTGGTTTCATCTGGCACCTTGGATTTATCAGCCTCAGGAAGTTCGACTTCGACTTTATCAGTAATTTCTGCCGCAACAACCATGAAGAAAATGATGAGCAGAAAGACCACATCGATCATCGGTGTAAGGTCGAATTCTTCGTCTTTTAGTTCTGGTACGTCAGCCTTCATGTTTTTTGCTTAAATGATTCTGAAAGTAAGGAATCAACCTTCAGCGTGACGACGAATACCACGAATCATCTCGTAGTAAAGATCACCAACGAGTTTGGAAACACGGGAGGCGATTTTGCCGTAACGGTTCTTGAAGAAGAAGTAAAAGAACATCGCTGGAATCGCAACGATCAGTCCAGATGCAGTGGTGATCAAAGCCTCAGAGATGTTGTCCGCGAGAACCTGCGGCTGCCCCATACCTTGAGCTGCAATGGCGCGGAAGGCTTTAACCATACCGGAAACAGTTCCCAGCAGTCCAACCATCGGCGATAAGGTCGCGACAATTGAAAGATAATTAATCATGACGAAAGGAGCGGCCAACTCTTCAGTGGAAGACTCTTCCATCGCTTCCTTAACGGCATCTGGATCAAGGTGCTCGTCATCAACACGCTCCAAACCAGCATAAATGATGTTGGTGATGACAGTGGGATTATCATCGCAAATCTTCTTGGCGTGATCGAGGTGCAGGTTGTGCATGGCAGGCTTGAGCTCATCAGCAAGGTCCGGACGCAGGAACGCTTTTTCACGGATCATGAGGAAGTTGTAGATGATCAATCCGACCCCGCATATGGAGAGGAAGAGAAGAACATACATGGCCCAGCCACCAGCCTTGAATAAGCCGATCAGACTAACGCTTTCCGGCGCAGCAGGTGCTGCCTGCGCAGCTGCATCAGCAGCTTCCTGGGCGAAAGCCATGCCCGAAGTCATAGCGACAAAGGCAAAGCCTATGCAGAACAAGGTGAGGAATCTTCGCATCGAGTGCATTACTTTATATATATTTTAGGATTAATTCTTATTCCTTAGACGGTTAATCAACTGGGTTCGGTATCGGTTTCAGTGGGTTTAGGAACACTCTTGGGCGGTAAAGCATCCAATTGTGTTTTAGATTTTTCTCCCCACATTGTCTTCGGATAAAAAAGCAAAACTTCACCATAAATCTCTCGAGCCGTATCCGGCTTTTCAAGAATTTCATAACAATATCCGGCGGTATAGGTAATTTCAGGAGCCCAATCGGAGCCCACATCCGTATAAACAACTCCACGGCTGATCTGGGCCATTGCGGCTATTGGTTGCTCTTCAATGAGCAATATTTTTCCCTGAATGAGTTGCTTCAGAGAGTAGCCCGTTTCCCCGGGTTTAATGTCGCCTGCTTGCTCTAAGAAAAGACGAGCTGACTCCAGGCGGTCTAATTCAACATTACAATAAGCAATCCAAAGCACGGATTTCTCAGCTTCTGGAGTCCCTTTAACCTGCTGAATACGTTGATATAGAAAAAGTGCCTCCTCAATATTGCCATCCTTACGAAGGGAATTCGCAAAATATAAGATGCGTGGGAGGATGCTCCCCTCTCCGGTCAGAGGCAGCTTATCAAGTAAAGCCATTGCTTCACGGTTCTTTTTCTGCTCCACCAGTCTCTCAACCAACTGAATCGCGTAAGTACTGAATACCGGCGAAAGCTTTGTCAGTGGAATACGCTGAAAGAAAGCGACAGTTTCATCATCATTACCCTCACTGTTAATCAGTGCATACGCAAAACGCTCCACATAAGGATGAATATTAAAACGATTCTGTGGAATTTCCAGATAAGGAATCAAAGGATAAATCCCTGAGCGCATTCCTTGGACAGCTACCTCGAAATCTTCCAAATCAATGGCTTGCATAGCCTCCAACAGCTTCTTTGGAGCCATGTAATAAAGCAAGAGACCTTCAGTATCGAGGGGAACACCGATCTCTCTGTTGTCGTTCATATTATAACGGAAAATCAAATCACCGCGATCCTCTCCAACGAGAAACAGCTTCGTATCTGCACCACCAGTACGATTCGTAACAGGAATTGGCTTGTTACCATACTGCTTGAAATAATCAGTACCATCCTGTCCGTAAGCAGAACTGAGGAAAACGAGGATCAGAGTGCAAACTAGGGATAACTTTCTCACAGTGCTTGCCTTGCGTTATTGATTTCGTCGTAGAGAGGCGAATTCTCGAATTGTGGAGAATTTAAAAATTCGTCATAGGTATTTTTCGCGTCCTCAGCTCGTCCCATCCGTTCAAGGGTTTTACCACTTTGCAAATAAGCGGCCCCAGACCATTCTGTAAAAGCTCCATGCCCAATGTATGTTCGTTCAAAGAACGTTTGAGCCATTGGTAACTCATCCTGCTCAAAGTACGACATTCCAGATTTGAAAAGCGCTTCTGCATGAGGTGTTCCACGCCATTCGCGATTTGCCAGGACTCGCTCGTATTGTTCACGAGCATCAGCTGCACGCTCCATTTTGCGATAGACATCACCTTGGTTCATAACCGCACTCACGATCGCAAGTTCTGCGGGGAAACGCGCCTCAGCCTCTTTATAAAAATATAGTGCATCATCGTAATTACCAAGGGACTGCTCAACATCACCCAAGCCCATAAGCGCATCCAGGACAAACTCCGACTCCGCATGCTCGTCTAGTACTCTTTGATAAGCACCCTTTGCAAGTTGCGGATCAAATTCACGATTCTTATTACCCATCCAAATTAGAGTACTTGGGCTACCATAGGAGAAATCTTCTTCGGTGAAAACTTGACCGGCATTCAATTCCACATCCATTTGCTCCAAAGCCATTTGTAGGCGAAGTGCAAGCGTTCTCTCTTCATGCTCTTTGGCGATTCCATATGCCGTCTCAAAGGTTTCCTCAGGCGTACTAACAGGCAGACTGGATTTCATCTCGCGAAAAACCGCAATCTGATCATTAAGCGAGGCAGCATCATCGATCAATGATTCACGATAGGCTTTGTCATAGAAAGGGCGTTTGACCTCTTCACTGATTTTGGGGTTCTCAGCAAGATAGTCAAAAAGTGCCCTACGATCTTCAGCAATCAAAGTGCGAAATTCTCGCTCCAACTGAACTTTCTCAAGGAAGCCAAGATTCGCATTAATCATCTCAAGATTTGTGTAATACTTGATTGGGTATTCCTCAATAATGAGGTCAATGCCGTTTGCTTTGGGGCTGTCACCAAAACGCTCAATTGCACTCCAGTATTCTTCAAGAGCTCGCCCAGGCTGCCCCTGCAATTCACGGGCGCGACCAAGCTGGTAGATCGCCGTCGTCAAGTCACCACTCTCGCGATAATTGTTGACGAAATTCTCCAATTTGAGGGCCATTTCATCATAGCGCTTATTGGCTTCAAGCAGTTCAGCAGCCCGGAAATAAGAATTCTGAATAAAACCGATATTGTCCGTGTATTTTTCCACATTGTTGTAGTGGTCCAATGCTTTCGGGACGTCCGGGACTGAAGCTTCCAGATCACCAAGAAAGTACTCTGCCTCACCACGAAGATTGGAGTCAGAATAGCGGGCAACGAATGTCTCAAATGTATCCCGGGCTGCATCCATTTCCTGCAATCCGAATTGGCAGATGCCTCTCCGATACAGAGAGTCCTCCGCATAGGCGCTACCCGGATACTTCCTCAAGACCGTCTCAAAATATCCAAATGCCTTTTCATAATCCTGCTCGAAGAGATAACCCATGCCAGTCCAATAGTTGAGGCCATCCTG
The Rubellicoccus peritrichatus DNA segment above includes these coding regions:
- the glf gene encoding UDP-galactopyranose mutase, whose product is MPWKFDYLIVGAGFSGLVMAERITNTLGKTCLVVEKRDHIGGNAHDEYSDAGVLYHPYGPHYFRTNSPKIKEYLSRFTEWHEVKYQVSSFTEGRYWSFPINLKTFEQLIGRESTTEEFEAWIAEKRVPIDEPVNSEEVIISQVGQELYKKFFEGYTLKQWRRHPRDLDKSVCGRIPIRTNRDDRYLREEFQALPKHGYRVLFRNLARACGNKLKILLNTDYREVCQNVDFEHLVFTGAIDEFYDYKFGRLPYRSLRFEVESFEPTQLRERVDISGKQGFWQPTLQVNYPNEHDYTRIVEMKHATGQATDNSTIVREFPEDFGPGKEPYYPIPAADSATIYRQYEEMAKQEKKVTFVGRLATYRYYNMDQVVGMALKRFEDMAKPAVV
- a CDS encoding peptidylprolyl isomerase; its protein translation is MRRLIGALVICSFTSFLFAGTPLRIEPIPDKTLSVGGSMTVAIDDYIGFYLPEAPRVQVVTNLGTIPLELTPDRAPKTVENFLNYVFDGDYTDTLFHRSAPGFVIQTGGFALIQSEEQNSIDPIATDEPVVNEFNVSNTLGTIAMAKLGNDPDSATSQWFINLQNNGSTLDGQNGGFTVFGSVTGDGMDVANAIAALPRFNFSSFFNLPLNELPLQNYDESVGLTIPNLIIVSDVSVIPEDPAQVDAAELTDIEIVSNSAPNFVAATIDGRNLILTASAESTGSTEIKIRVTGDGQTIESTFTVTTSGAGITTVFPGSAEAGNDWWFSSWLDFFYAGSWPWVYHPAHEWLYLAASESESFWAFDDAIELGWMWTSDELYPSFFHATSGEFITYDNTNTAQRWFFFPSSGWQRID
- a CDS encoding hybrid sensor histidine kinase/response regulator translates to MSITNQTIAAEPVVVLGELSRGICHDLKNFLTAIQGNAEMARRTGTSGEEPLERSLEKITEAALAASDLCNQVLAYSRQGALPRSVFNFSKLVERTALMLHDASQTNIKVTVKTDGPDAIVEASESQIRQIVSNLIANAFHAVGEKGGTVTLTVSASKESGTAELEVSDTGPGIAFEKQTQLFEPTFTTKAFGVGNGLGLMLVKRIAEEHGGAVSCKSEPGKGCSFQVTIPLTDKVIVESPQDDKSASSLHRKYNVLLVDDEEFMRSLGIDILQSLGYRVTVASTGREAFELIQKNPDYFDVILSDSRMPEMSGEELALETRKIRPNLPFILVTAFASIDGERRTKKCGIHGIVAKPFLIEDLKKALDQALSQREKDLTPC
- a CDS encoding biopolymer transporter ExbD, which gives rise to MARRRKKPHNYLADQEGFDLTPMIDIVFLLLIYFMVTTALIKEEADMGIKLPANVPPDPDAKLPQEQVVEILASGEVLLNGAQMDHYESRNMPELTKTLQRLKAANDRGGLKTSVTIIADQDSLHKRSIDVLNACGSAKIKFVMFASQ
- a CDS encoding biopolymer transporter ExbD — translated: MKADVPELKDEEFDLTPMIDVVFLLIIFFMVVAAEITDKVEVELPEADKSKVPDETKGRMQVSLQESGDIFIGLANVTLEQLGQRVRNDNNTIPGFRVYLRADSNVAHEHVQDVMQTCAENGVFDIIFATFQE
- a CDS encoding MotA/TolQ/ExbB proton channel family protein, yielding MRRFLTLFCIGFAFVAMTSGMAFAQEAADAAAQAAPAAPESVSLIGLFKAGGWAMYVLLFLSICGVGLIIYNFLMIREKAFLRPDLADELKPAMHNLHLDHAKKICDDNPTVITNIIYAGLERVDDEHLDPDAVKEAMEESSTEELAAPFVMINYLSIVATLSPMVGLLGTVSGMVKAFRAIAAQGMGQPQVLADNISEALITTASGLIVAIPAMFFYFFFKNRYGKIASRVSKLVGDLYYEMIRGIRRHAEG
- a CDS encoding tetratricopeptide repeat protein, with product MLARKYILKYIFVLTLWLPGAVFLHGQAESLTLSQLQTKAVELVDSQQYLQARPYLTELVSRFEAEDPETKKRLEAVYFYLGVGYLVEYGSSQSNNLLQEAIKWFDRLDKEFPNGSFTVIASLATADAYRGLQQWTKAAEIYKKLLRPPLEVRLNSQQRVEALKKLSQAYYIAKDWKNGEPWFKKFFDASRDPDDKAAAAAALMEAYINQGKFQSAIDLFPFLVGESPARYKLQFNVALIDAGDKLAKEKDYNEAMLMYRMVLTVEEILAWQENRSRDLSGQLELLKSSTGSTSERAVELETEIYNTDAQIKALKSMTSYTPELRVRIARNYLLTGRDWESFWAYLELINDYPNHANVQDFYYAAFTGATNIGMTDEVIRLGESYMDDPAWVKYRDDVIVKLAQFYQQKGRTQDFFGLGKKFIEQNSDNRYCSQIVFLMGSQFVKDQDYAGMVDLFTEYIKKYPGVIMQDGLNYWTGMGYLFEQDYEKAFGYFETVLRKYPGSAYAEDSLYRRGICQFGLQEMDAARDTFETFVARYSDSNLRGEAEYFLGDLEASVPDVPKALDHYNNVEKYTDNIGFIQNSYFRAAELLEANKRYDEMALKLENFVNNYRESGDLTTAIYQLGRARELQGQPGRALEEYWSAIERFGDSPKANGIDLIIEEYPIKYYTNLEMINANLGFLEKVQLEREFRTLIAEDRRALFDYLAENPKISEEVKRPFYDKAYRESLIDDAASLNDQIAVFREMKSSLPVSTPEETFETAYGIAKEHEERTLALRLQMALEQMDVELNAGQVFTEEDFSYGSPSTLIWMGNKNREFDPQLAKGAYQRVLDEHAESEFVLDALMGLGDVEQSLGNYDDALYFYKEAEARFPAELAIVSAVMNQGDVYRKMERAADAREQYERVLANREWRGTPHAEALFKSGMSYFEQDELPMAQTFFERTYIGHGAFTEWSGAAYLQSGKTLERMGRAEDAKNTYDEFLNSPQFENSPLYDEINNARQAL